The following proteins are encoded in a genomic region of Roseisolibacter agri:
- a CDS encoding RagB/SusD family nutrient uptake outer membrane protein, whose product MRRRFLPLTLLGATALAGCASDPLSVGNTSAPTVESLLGSASGTETLISKLMQNAFVGQYNSTDAMWPQMLVMSGESEATVANFGMLARGGLPRALIDNTLGNAVAIGNNRDFSFLTRATRIASQSINALDEAKASFPVADYTRTRSFAFFALGYSLGHMALVYEKAAIITPATKDDEIPELSPASAVYTTAMAMLDTAQALASSAAVTSGAGTSIPNTWLATSSAISMPDFVRIVRSYKARLRANMPRTPGEMSQVNWTAVRDDATNGIRTNLVVNLSPGTGWQVSWLNQAAVGSSWHQMPYWVIGMADTTGAYGTWLSTGVTSRAPFLIRTPDKRFPQGETRAAQQSFQDPIIPKDTVVYFRNRPTGADAVGGPTGGSQYDFFRFYDYRRNNSTGSWPLLTTAEIDLLAAEAHIRLGNIAAAIPLVDKYRVRAGLPAIGGTITALGQPVPGGNACVPRVMIGGSLRCGDLLEALKYEKRLETTFTGYGVWYLDARRWNDLIVGTPLEWPVPYQETDARKMPTERNTRQAAAGNTYGW is encoded by the coding sequence ATGCGTCGCCGATTTCTTCCCCTCACGCTCCTCGGTGCGACGGCCCTCGCGGGCTGCGCGTCCGATCCCCTGAGCGTCGGCAACACCAGCGCCCCGACGGTCGAGTCGCTCCTCGGCTCCGCCTCGGGCACCGAGACGCTGATCTCGAAGCTCATGCAGAACGCCTTCGTGGGGCAGTACAACTCCACGGACGCCATGTGGCCGCAGATGCTCGTGATGTCGGGCGAGAGCGAGGCCACGGTCGCGAACTTCGGCATGCTCGCGCGCGGCGGCCTGCCGCGCGCGCTCATCGACAACACGCTCGGCAACGCGGTCGCCATCGGCAACAACCGCGACTTCTCGTTCCTCACGCGCGCCACGCGCATCGCGTCGCAGTCCATCAACGCGCTCGACGAGGCGAAGGCCAGCTTCCCGGTCGCCGACTACACGCGCACGCGCTCCTTCGCGTTCTTCGCGCTCGGCTACTCGCTGGGCCACATGGCGCTCGTGTACGAGAAGGCCGCGATCATCACGCCCGCGACCAAGGACGACGAGATCCCGGAGCTCTCGCCGGCGAGCGCCGTCTACACGACGGCGATGGCGATGCTCGACACGGCGCAGGCGCTCGCGTCCAGCGCCGCGGTCACCAGCGGCGCCGGCACGAGCATCCCGAACACGTGGCTCGCGACGTCGAGCGCGATCTCGATGCCGGACTTCGTCCGCATCGTGCGCAGCTACAAGGCGCGCCTGCGCGCCAACATGCCGCGCACGCCGGGCGAGATGAGCCAGGTCAACTGGACGGCGGTGCGCGACGACGCCACGAACGGCATCCGCACGAACCTCGTGGTGAACCTGTCGCCGGGCACGGGCTGGCAGGTGTCGTGGCTCAACCAGGCCGCGGTCGGCAGCTCGTGGCACCAGATGCCCTACTGGGTCATCGGCATGGCCGACACGACCGGCGCGTACGGCACGTGGCTGTCGACGGGCGTGACCTCGCGCGCGCCCTTTCTGATCCGCACGCCCGACAAGCGCTTCCCGCAGGGCGAGACGCGCGCGGCGCAGCAGTCGTTCCAGGACCCGATCATCCCGAAGGACACCGTCGTCTACTTCCGCAACCGCCCGACGGGCGCGGACGCGGTGGGCGGGCCGACCGGCGGGTCGCAGTACGACTTCTTCCGCTTCTACGACTACCGTCGCAACAACTCGACGGGATCGTGGCCGCTGCTCACGACGGCGGAGATCGATCTGCTGGCCGCCGAGGCGCACATCCGCCTGGGCAACATCGCCGCCGCGATCCCGCTGGTCGACAAGTACCGCGTGCGCGCCGGCCTGCCGGCGATCGGCGGGACGATCACGGCGCTCGGCCAGCCGGTGCCGGGTGGCAACGCCTGCGTGCCGCGGGTGATGATCGGCGGCTCGCTGCGCTGCGGCGACCTGCTGGAGGCGTTGAAGTACGAGAAGCGCCTGGAGACGACCTTCACGGGCTACGGCGTCTGGTACCTGGACGCGCGTCGCTGGAACGACCTCATCGTCGGCACGCCGCTCGAGTGGCCGGTGCCGTACCAGGAGACGGACGCCCGCAAGATGCCGACCGAGCGCAACACGCGTCAGGCGGCGGCGGGCAACACCTACGGCTGGTGA
- a CDS encoding 3-deoxy-D-manno-octulosonic acid transferase, giving the protein MNPLARTLYAVVGQAARAAAALTPDGSGKLRRTLRARRGLRARWTGWARDHRDASRPLLWMHAPSVGEGLQARPVLELARRERPDLQLAYSFYSPSAERFGRGLDVDVADYLPFDTGGDAAALLDALKPKALVFSKLDVWPVLAAEAARRRVKLGLVSATLAEGSSRRGGLAGGLLREAYARLDLVGAISEQDAERLVALGVRPDRVRVTGDTRYDQVWRRAESADRASALLAPLARERSGGRFTLVAGSTWPADERVLLEAWQTMRRQDARARLVVAPHEPTPAHLAPIEEWARAQRATLARLSAVEEGSASGDVDVVLVDRVGVLGDLYAIGDAAFVGGGFHDAGLHSVLEPAAFALPVVFGPQHTDSRDAGLLLAAGGASTVATPRTLAELLRRWRTSETLLQRSGESARQVVRDGLGADVRAWTLVQELLG; this is encoded by the coding sequence ATGAACCCGCTCGCCCGCACCCTGTACGCCGTCGTCGGACAGGCGGCCCGCGCCGCCGCCGCCCTCACGCCCGACGGCAGCGGGAAGCTCCGCCGCACGCTGCGCGCGCGCCGCGGCCTGCGGGCGCGCTGGACGGGGTGGGCCCGCGACCATCGCGATGCGTCGCGTCCGCTGCTCTGGATGCACGCGCCGTCGGTGGGCGAGGGGCTGCAGGCGCGCCCGGTGCTGGAGCTCGCCCGCCGCGAGCGCCCCGACCTGCAGCTCGCCTACTCGTTCTACTCGCCCAGCGCGGAGCGCTTTGGCCGCGGCCTCGACGTCGACGTCGCCGACTACCTCCCGTTCGACACGGGCGGCGACGCCGCGGCGCTGCTCGACGCGCTGAAGCCGAAGGCGCTCGTGTTCAGCAAGCTGGACGTGTGGCCCGTGCTGGCCGCCGAGGCCGCACGTCGGCGCGTGAAGCTGGGCCTCGTGAGCGCGACGCTGGCCGAGGGCTCGTCGCGCCGCGGCGGGCTGGCGGGCGGGCTGCTGCGCGAGGCCTACGCGCGGCTCGACCTCGTGGGCGCGATCAGCGAGCAGGACGCCGAGCGGCTGGTCGCGCTGGGCGTGCGTCCCGACCGCGTGCGCGTCACCGGCGACACGCGCTACGACCAGGTGTGGCGCCGCGCCGAGTCGGCGGATCGCGCGAGCGCGCTGCTCGCGCCGCTCGCCCGCGAGCGCTCGGGCGGCCGCTTCACGCTCGTCGCGGGCTCCACCTGGCCGGCCGACGAGCGCGTGCTGCTCGAAGCGTGGCAGACGATGCGGCGGCAGGACGCGCGCGCGCGGCTGGTCGTCGCGCCGCACGAGCCGACGCCGGCGCACCTCGCCCCCATCGAGGAGTGGGCGCGCGCGCAGCGCGCCACGCTGGCGCGCCTCTCGGCCGTCGAGGAGGGCTCGGCCTCGGGCGACGTGGACGTCGTGCTGGTGGACCGCGTGGGCGTGCTGGGCGACCTGTACGCGATCGGCGACGCGGCGTTCGTCGGCGGCGGCTTCCACGACGCGGGGCTGCACTCGGTGCTGGAGCCGGCGGCGTTCGCGCTGCCGGTGGTGTTCGGGCCGCAGCACACGGACAGCCGCGACGCGGGACTGCTGCTGGCGGCCGGCGGCGCGAGCACGGTGGCGACGCCGCGCACGCTGGCCGAGCTGCTGCGCCGGTGGCGGACGAGCGAGACGCTGCTGCAGCGCTCCGGCGAGTCCGCGCGGCAGGTCGTGCGCGACGGGCTCGGCGCCGACGTCCGTGCGTGGACGCTCGTGCAGGAGCTGCTCGGCTAA
- a CDS encoding EAL domain-containing protein has product MSATPSGSAEAVAGERMARTTAAASPRAARSSEYRPLLLTDSQDPAVAQAAELLGGWGVASRPARELVDGLSELPDARCVVVTTENPNALRDVFAEARRGGVPVVVGCVDETMRRRAAELRADDWYRVPADAEEIAARVRTAIARAQPNGAALADRIERAEYEHMLYDARTGLPTLPVAIERSRALIKERGEVVVLYLNFVRYSKLEEIYGWEKLDAVLETTAEAVREILAGSSLSGSRALVSFTNDADLVLLHVPTAGGRSATDTEIHELASRLEAHVAQRLEAAHGEDVGALFDIYVGVAHVYYNPKMRLERLIYRGIREAAIAAKSVEERERARKVADLRVSLRDRLVYVDYHPIVETESRRIFGYEALARGNLRSLRSPEVMFEVAAEADLLWELGRLCRSRAIEEMPRRLKPDELLFLNVDPHDFADPQFSDVAIGVEDPRRVVIEITERTAIKDYPKFRERLRAFRDAGFRFAVDDAGSGYAGLGSIANLEPDFIKLDMSLINCIDTNFIKQNLVETMVKFANDQNAMVIAEGVERVEEFETVRGLGVHLVQGFYLHRPR; this is encoded by the coding sequence GTGAGCGCGACGCCCAGCGGGTCCGCGGAGGCGGTGGCCGGCGAGCGCATGGCGCGGACGACGGCGGCGGCGTCGCCCCGCGCCGCCAGGTCGTCGGAGTACCGGCCGCTGCTGCTGACGGACAGCCAGGACCCCGCGGTCGCGCAGGCGGCGGAGCTGCTGGGCGGCTGGGGCGTCGCGAGCCGCCCGGCGCGCGAGCTGGTGGACGGGCTCTCCGAGCTGCCCGACGCGCGCTGCGTGGTCGTGACCACCGAGAACCCGAACGCGCTGCGGGACGTGTTCGCGGAGGCACGGCGCGGCGGCGTGCCGGTGGTGGTGGGCTGCGTCGACGAGACGATGCGGCGGCGCGCGGCCGAGCTGCGCGCGGACGACTGGTACCGCGTCCCCGCCGACGCCGAGGAGATCGCGGCGCGCGTGCGCACGGCGATCGCGCGCGCGCAGCCCAACGGCGCCGCGCTCGCCGACCGCATCGAGCGCGCGGAGTACGAGCACATGCTCTACGACGCGCGCACCGGCCTGCCGACGCTGCCGGTCGCGATCGAGCGATCGCGCGCGCTGATCAAGGAGCGCGGCGAGGTCGTGGTGCTGTACCTCAACTTCGTGCGCTACTCGAAGCTCGAGGAGATCTACGGCTGGGAGAAGCTGGACGCGGTGCTGGAGACAACGGCCGAGGCGGTGCGCGAGATCCTCGCGGGCAGCTCGCTGTCGGGATCGCGCGCGCTGGTGTCGTTCACGAACGATGCGGACCTCGTGCTGCTCCACGTGCCCACGGCGGGCGGCCGCTCGGCCACCGACACGGAGATCCACGAGCTGGCGTCGCGGCTGGAGGCGCACGTCGCGCAGCGGCTGGAGGCCGCGCACGGCGAGGACGTGGGCGCGCTGTTCGACATCTACGTCGGCGTGGCGCACGTGTACTACAACCCGAAGATGCGCCTCGAGCGGCTCATCTACCGCGGGATCCGCGAGGCGGCCATCGCGGCGAAGAGCGTGGAGGAGCGCGAGCGCGCGCGGAAGGTCGCGGACCTGCGCGTCAGCCTCCGCGACCGGCTGGTGTACGTCGACTACCACCCGATCGTCGAGACGGAGTCGCGCCGCATCTTCGGCTACGAGGCGCTGGCGCGCGGGAACCTGCGGTCGCTGCGCAGCCCCGAGGTCATGTTCGAGGTGGCGGCGGAGGCGGACCTGCTGTGGGAGCTGGGGCGCCTGTGCCGCAGCCGCGCGATCGAGGAGATGCCGCGCCGCCTCAAGCCCGACGAGCTGCTCTTCCTGAACGTCGATCCGCACGACTTCGCGGACCCGCAGTTCAGCGACGTCGCGATCGGCGTCGAGGACCCGCGGCGCGTGGTCATCGAGATCACGGAGCGCACGGCGATCAAGGACTACCCCAAGTTCCGCGAGCGCCTGCGCGCGTTCCGCGACGCGGGCTTCCGGTTCGCCGTGGACGACGCGGGGAGCGGCTACGCGGGGCTGGGCTCGATCGCGAACCTCGAGCCGGACTTCATCAAGCTCGACATGTCGCTCATCAACTGCATCGACACGAACTTCATCAAGCAGAACCTCGTCGAGACGATGGTGAAGTTCGCGAACGACCAGAACGCGATGGTGATCGCGGAGGGCGTCGAGCGGGTGGAGGAGTTCGAGACGGTGCGCGGGTTGGGCGTGCATCTCGTGCAGGGCTTCTACCTGCACCGGCCGCGGTGA
- a CDS encoding DUF4397 domain-containing protein yields the protein MRFPRFTLLSLTFAAAALAGCGKDGAVTEVRPPLAGVRYIHAVPDTGRLDFKMVDQLEYSANTVEGSGGLTFRTGSRYYPTEAKARKIKVFSFQDSAVTTVQQVLTDTTITFEANKNYTLLYVGSARGTGAAKARFVVIEDTPPASDATNIHYRFFNASDAPISGYVGATAAVSGTPTVASVAARTASAYTARPAGALGFGVSAVGSTTSLGTMAAAAGAAGTATINPQAGATVPGTAFSVYAFPGAVAGSGAVRGLSAANATALQAPAINIFVDRLPPNTVQ from the coding sequence ATGCGCTTCCCTCGCTTCACGCTCCTCTCGCTCACCTTCGCTGCCGCGGCGCTCGCCGGGTGCGGCAAGGACGGGGCGGTGACGGAGGTCCGCCCGCCGCTGGCCGGCGTGCGCTACATCCACGCGGTGCCCGACACGGGGCGCCTCGACTTCAAGATGGTCGACCAGCTGGAGTACTCGGCCAACACGGTCGAGGGCTCGGGCGGCCTCACCTTCCGCACCGGCTCGCGCTACTACCCGACCGAGGCGAAGGCCCGGAAGATCAAGGTGTTCTCGTTCCAGGACTCGGCCGTCACGACGGTCCAGCAGGTGCTGACCGACACGACGATCACGTTCGAGGCGAACAAGAACTACACGCTGCTGTACGTCGGCAGCGCGCGCGGCACCGGCGCGGCGAAGGCCCGCTTCGTCGTCATCGAGGACACGCCGCCGGCCTCGGACGCGACCAACATCCACTACCGCTTCTTCAACGCCAGCGACGCGCCGATCAGCGGCTACGTGGGCGCGACGGCGGCGGTCAGCGGCACGCCGACCGTGGCCAGCGTCGCGGCGCGGACGGCGAGCGCGTACACGGCCCGCCCGGCGGGCGCCCTCGGCTTCGGCGTCTCGGCGGTCGGCAGCACGACGTCGCTCGGCACGATGGCGGCGGCGGCCGGCGCGGCCGGCACGGCCACGATCAACCCGCAGGCCGGCGCCACGGTGCCCGGCACCGCGTTCAGCGTCTACGCCTTCCCCGGCGCGGTCGCAGGCAGCGGCGCGGTCCGTGGCCTGTCGGCGGCGAACGCGACCGCGCTGCAGGCGCCAGCGATCAACATCTTCGTCGATCGCCTCCCGCCCAACACGGTGCAGTAA
- a CDS encoding response regulator transcription factor, with product MSDAAPRPPILVVDDNHDNTEIIARYLGVRGYPITVAHSGDEALALFEQVRPSLVLLDVMMPGRDGWDVCRLMKQHPVLGRRVRVIMVTALDEWDDKRQAIQTGADDYVTKPFDLPGLAAKVERNAALVAAAS from the coding sequence ATGTCCGACGCTGCGCCACGTCCGCCGATCCTGGTCGTGGACGACAACCACGACAACACGGAGATCATCGCGCGCTACCTCGGCGTGCGTGGATATCCGATCACCGTCGCGCACTCGGGCGACGAGGCGCTGGCGCTGTTCGAGCAGGTGCGGCCGTCGCTCGTGCTGCTGGACGTGATGATGCCGGGGCGCGACGGCTGGGACGTCTGCCGGCTGATGAAGCAGCATCCCGTGCTCGGCCGCCGCGTGCGGGTCATCATGGTGACCGCGCTGGACGAGTGGGACGACAAGCGGCAGGCGATCCAGACCGGGGCGGACGACTACGTCACCAAGCCGTTCGACCTGCCGGGGCTGGCGGCGAAGGTGGAGCGGAACGCCGCGCTGGTGGCGGCCGCGAGCTGA
- a CDS encoding DsbA family protein: protein MPPRSAPRPATRALPRGAALLATLATVVALAACRASGEERAAAAAPASAGATTATTTATAGGEAATGEALATPADSTAMRAAADRGRILGDSTAKVWVLMVSDFQCPYCKMWHDQSFEALRREYVATGKVRMAYLHYPLDQHEQAVPSAEAAMCASVQRKFWEYQSALFGTVARWGQAGDQSAVYDSLAQGQGLDMTRFRACTKSHVMRAIVEADRDRMARAGVRSTPSFFVGQQGIAGAQPVGVFREAIEAELKKAR from the coding sequence ATGCCGCCTCGCTCCGCGCCCCGTCCTGCCACGCGTGCCCTGCCCCGGGGCGCAGCGCTCCTCGCCACCCTCGCGACCGTCGTCGCGCTGGCGGCCTGCCGTGCCTCGGGCGAGGAGCGTGCCGCGGCGGCGGCGCCCGCGTCCGCCGGCGCCACGACTGCCACGACCACGGCCACCGCGGGCGGCGAGGCCGCGACCGGAGAGGCGCTGGCCACGCCCGCCGACAGCACCGCCATGCGCGCCGCCGCCGACCGCGGGCGCATCCTCGGCGACTCGACCGCGAAGGTCTGGGTGCTGATGGTGAGCGACTTCCAGTGCCCCTACTGCAAGATGTGGCACGACCAGTCGTTCGAGGCGCTGCGCCGCGAGTACGTCGCCACCGGCAAGGTGCGCATGGCGTACCTGCACTATCCCCTCGACCAGCACGAGCAGGCGGTGCCGTCCGCGGAGGCGGCGATGTGCGCCTCGGTGCAGCGGAAGTTCTGGGAGTACCAGTCGGCCCTCTTCGGCACCGTCGCGCGCTGGGGCCAGGCCGGCGACCAGAGCGCCGTCTACGACTCGCTCGCGCAGGGGCAGGGCCTCGACATGACGCGCTTCCGCGCCTGCACGAAGTCGCACGTCATGCGCGCGATCGTCGAGGCGGACCGCGACCGCATGGCGCGCGCGGGCGTCCGCAGCACGCCGAGCTTCTTCGTCGGCCAGCAGGGGATCGCCGGCGCACAGCCGGTGGGTGTCTTCCGCGAGGCGATCGAGGCGGAGCTGAAGAAGGCCCGCTGA
- a CDS encoding SusC/RagA family TonB-linked outer membrane protein has translation MTLSAAACLLTLAAGTAHAQAAAGAAIVTGRVTTEDGTPLQGANVYITEMALSVGTGPSGVYTINVPAARVSGQAVQLRVRSVGFAPQARALTLTAGTQTVNFSLKRDALRLTEVVVTGVSEATEQVRTPFTVQRVDTAQMPVVGQSAISQLQGKVPGANIVANTGRPGAAPVVLMRGPTSINASGRSQQPLYIVDGIQLNGSIADINPADIESVEIVKGAAAANLYGARAGSGVINITTKSGKNARDGIKFGFRTELGAGEIPREFSIAKRHNLAMDPSSTLFCSRVTTNGSSCTQLIDLEKEVQRVNEVAAPSSLTPQLFLNDGGIGLTPSFGILSGQFQTNRWNVTRNVFDDFVTPNAFANTNVDVRGRINNTGVYGSVANLTNQGSLRYLGGYYRNSVRANIDQRWRDNLSLALQTFYSTQRSQGDNQDFGGGNGFFRITRMPAFAQLTQRDALGRLYIRTAITQQGEQNGNPLYDFENASQTSKGSRFLGGATLKYDPVEWATLEGNFSYDRNVGDAAQVNDLGFRTTLPGPANLGSLGMSSGDDQSMNSSVTGTVRKAFGDLRTSFSARYLYEQQYSTGLSLSGSNLVVPGLITAAAVTDQNSKGIGYGESIVRGQAVMGSLQLDFKDRYLLQANLRRDGSSLFGADQRWANFPGVSGSWIVSREPWWFAENALSLFKLRAAYGQTGQRPRFDAQYATFSIGAGGVLSPTTLGNPNLKPEVRAETEVGIDLEFFSKVGLNLTYAVNNITDQILPVPLTTATGFTTQWQNAGTLQNKSFEASLDIPWVNRSNFTWSSRVIYDRLQSKITKLGVAPFTGGPGQQGTEVMFKFAEGERLGTIYGRDFVRNCNQLPAPFNTQCGAGQPYQKNDEGYIVWVGAGNTPGDGITKNLWRAQLPGAQAPWGNIPGTGSTYRLSWGMPILLRDSVGAPAILPLGQTLPKYRFGITQNVRYGKLTLYGLLDASMGTSIWNQGYHWSLGDLLTGDVDMTGKSLEEAKPVGYYWRAGPGTGGNASGLGGFYDILGPNGETVEDGSYMKLRELSLSYRLGRVLNTGDWTVGVVGRNLAMWTKDYRGFDPEVGLPGGPLNNAALNGVDRFTYPNQRQVTFSISSAF, from the coding sequence GTGACGCTCAGTGCAGCGGCATGTCTCCTCACCCTCGCCGCCGGTACCGCGCACGCGCAGGCAGCAGCCGGCGCCGCGATCGTCACCGGCCGCGTGACCACCGAGGATGGCACGCCGCTCCAGGGCGCCAACGTTTACATCACCGAGATGGCGCTGTCGGTGGGGACGGGCCCCTCGGGCGTCTACACCATCAACGTCCCGGCGGCGCGCGTCAGCGGGCAGGCGGTCCAGCTCCGGGTGCGCTCGGTCGGCTTCGCGCCGCAGGCGCGCGCGCTGACCCTCACGGCGGGCACGCAGACGGTCAACTTCTCGCTCAAGCGCGACGCCCTCCGCCTGACCGAGGTCGTCGTCACGGGCGTCTCCGAGGCCACGGAGCAGGTCCGCACGCCGTTCACCGTGCAGCGCGTCGACACCGCGCAGATGCCGGTCGTCGGCCAGAGCGCGATCTCGCAGCTGCAGGGCAAGGTGCCGGGCGCGAACATCGTCGCCAACACGGGCCGCCCCGGCGCCGCCCCGGTCGTGCTGATGCGCGGCCCGACGTCGATCAACGCCTCCGGCCGCAGCCAGCAGCCGCTCTACATCGTCGACGGCATCCAGCTCAACGGCTCCATCGCCGACATCAACCCGGCGGACATCGAGTCGGTCGAGATCGTGAAGGGTGCCGCGGCCGCGAACCTGTACGGCGCGCGCGCCGGCTCGGGCGTCATCAACATCACGACCAAGAGCGGCAAGAACGCCCGCGACGGCATCAAGTTCGGCTTCCGCACGGAGCTCGGCGCCGGCGAGATCCCGCGCGAGTTCTCGATCGCCAAGCGCCACAACCTGGCGATGGATCCGTCGTCGACGCTCTTCTGCTCGCGCGTCACGACCAACGGCTCGTCGTGCACGCAGCTGATCGACCTCGAGAAGGAGGTCCAGCGCGTCAACGAGGTGGCCGCGCCCAGCTCGCTCACGCCGCAGCTGTTCCTCAACGACGGCGGCATCGGCCTCACGCCGAGCTTCGGCATCCTGAGCGGCCAGTTCCAGACGAACCGCTGGAACGTCACGCGCAACGTCTTTGACGACTTCGTGACGCCGAACGCGTTCGCGAACACGAACGTCGACGTCCGCGGCCGCATCAACAACACGGGCGTGTACGGCAGCGTCGCGAACCTGACCAACCAGGGCTCGCTCCGCTACCTCGGCGGCTACTACCGCAACTCGGTCCGCGCCAACATCGACCAGCGGTGGCGCGACAACCTGAGCCTCGCGCTGCAGACGTTCTACAGCACGCAGCGCTCGCAGGGCGACAACCAGGACTTCGGCGGCGGCAACGGCTTCTTCCGCATCACGCGCATGCCGGCGTTCGCGCAGCTGACGCAGCGCGACGCGCTCGGCCGCCTCTACATCCGCACGGCGATCACGCAGCAGGGCGAGCAGAACGGCAACCCGCTCTACGACTTCGAGAACGCCAGCCAGACGTCCAAGGGCTCGCGCTTCCTCGGCGGCGCGACGCTCAAGTACGATCCGGTCGAGTGGGCGACGCTGGAGGGCAACTTCAGCTACGACCGCAACGTCGGCGACGCGGCGCAGGTCAACGACCTGGGCTTCCGCACCACGCTGCCCGGCCCCGCGAACCTCGGCTCGCTCGGCATGTCGTCCGGTGACGACCAGTCGATGAACTCGAGCGTCACGGGCACCGTGCGCAAGGCGTTCGGCGACCTGCGCACGTCGTTCAGCGCGCGCTACCTCTACGAGCAGCAGTACTCGACGGGCCTGAGCCTGAGCGGCAGCAACCTGGTCGTGCCGGGCCTCATCACGGCGGCCGCGGTCACCGACCAGAACTCGAAGGGCATCGGCTACGGCGAGTCGATCGTGCGCGGCCAGGCCGTCATGGGGTCGCTGCAGCTCGACTTCAAGGACCGCTACCTCCTGCAGGCGAACCTGCGCCGCGACGGCAGCTCGCTCTTCGGCGCCGACCAGCGCTGGGCGAACTTCCCCGGCGTGTCCGGCAGCTGGATCGTGTCGCGCGAGCCGTGGTGGTTCGCGGAGAACGCCCTGTCGCTGTTCAAGCTGCGCGCGGCCTACGGCCAGACGGGCCAGCGCCCGCGCTTCGACGCGCAGTACGCGACGTTCTCGATCGGCGCCGGCGGCGTGCTCTCCCCGACCACGCTCGGCAACCCGAACCTGAAGCCCGAGGTCCGCGCCGAGACCGAGGTGGGCATCGACCTCGAGTTCTTCAGCAAGGTCGGCCTGAACCTGACGTACGCGGTGAACAACATCACCGACCAGATCCTGCCGGTGCCGCTCACCACGGCGACGGGCTTCACGACCCAGTGGCAGAACGCGGGCACGCTGCAGAACAAGTCGTTCGAGGCGTCGCTCGACATCCCGTGGGTGAACCGCTCGAACTTCACGTGGTCGTCGCGCGTGATCTACGACCGGCTGCAGTCGAAGATCACGAAGCTCGGCGTCGCGCCGTTCACGGGCGGCCCGGGCCAGCAGGGCACCGAGGTGATGTTCAAGTTCGCCGAGGGCGAGCGCCTGGGCACGATCTACGGGCGCGACTTCGTGCGGAACTGCAACCAGCTGCCCGCGCCGTTCAACACGCAGTGCGGCGCCGGCCAGCCGTACCAGAAGAACGACGAGGGCTACATCGTGTGGGTCGGCGCCGGCAACACGCCGGGTGACGGCATCACGAAGAACCTCTGGCGCGCGCAGCTCCCGGGCGCGCAGGCGCCGTGGGGCAACATCCCGGGCACGGGCTCGACGTACCGCCTGAGCTGGGGCATGCCGATCCTGCTCCGTGACTCGGTCGGCGCGCCGGCCATCCTGCCGCTCGGCCAGACGCTGCCGAAGTACCGCTTCGGCATCACGCAGAACGTCCGCTACGGCAAGCTGACGCTGTACGGCCTGCTCGACGCGTCGATGGGCACGAGCATCTGGAACCAGGGCTATCACTGGTCGCTCGGCGACCTGCTCACGGGCGACGTCGACATGACGGGCAAGAGCCTCGAGGAGGCGAAGCCGGTGGGCTACTACTGGCGCGCGGGCCCGGGCACGGGCGGCAACGCCAGCGGCCTGGGTGGCTTCTACGACATCCTCGGGCCGAACGGCGAGACGGTGGAGGACGGGAGCTACATGAAGCTGCGCGAGCTGAGCCTGTCGTACCGTCTGGGCCGCGTGCTCAACACGGGCGACTGGACGGTCGGCGTGGTCGGCCGCAACCTCGCGATGTGGACGAAGGACTACCGCGGCTTCGACCCCGAGGTCGGCCTGCCGGGTGGGCCCCTGAACAACGCGGCGCTCAACGGCGTCGACCGGTTCACCTACCCGAACCAGCGCCAGGTCACGTTCTCGATCTCGAGCGCGTTCTGA
- a CDS encoding TPM domain-containing protein, whose product MISFASAVLLALLALLQQLDLPAPRGHLSDFAGVVPADRAARIEAVAREVREKSGGEIAIAVLADIAGRAPNDVATQIGRQWKVGAATQIGDRTRNAGTVILLVPRESSTDGRGHVFIAPGMGAEGFMTDAQVGAIQDEALPALRQGDYGAALELMTRRVAEHYAQEFGFTLSAPGEFAQPPPQYERRRVPQSGGINPILLIIIVFVVLSLFGGFGRRRGGCGGCIPIPIVFPTGGGFGGGGWGGGGGWGGGGGWGGGGGGGFGGFGGGGGFSGGGAGRDF is encoded by the coding sequence ATGATCAGCTTCGCTTCCGCGGTCCTCCTGGCGCTCCTGGCGCTGCTGCAGCAGCTCGACCTGCCGGCGCCGCGCGGCCACCTGAGCGACTTCGCGGGGGTGGTGCCAGCAGACCGCGCGGCGCGCATCGAGGCCGTCGCGCGGGAGGTGCGCGAGAAGTCGGGCGGCGAGATCGCGATCGCCGTGCTGGCGGACATCGCCGGCCGCGCGCCGAACGACGTCGCGACGCAGATCGGCCGCCAATGGAAGGTGGGCGCCGCGACCCAGATCGGCGACCGCACGCGCAACGCGGGCACGGTGATCCTGCTCGTGCCGCGCGAGAGCAGCACGGACGGGCGCGGGCACGTGTTCATCGCCCCCGGCATGGGCGCCGAGGGGTTCATGACCGACGCGCAGGTCGGCGCCATCCAGGACGAGGCGCTGCCGGCGCTGCGGCAGGGGGACTACGGCGCCGCGCTGGAGCTGATGACGCGCCGCGTCGCCGAGCACTACGCGCAGGAGTTCGGCTTCACGCTGTCCGCGCCGGGCGAGTTCGCGCAGCCGCCGCCGCAGTACGAGCGCCGGCGCGTGCCGCAGTCGGGCGGCATCAACCCGATCCTGCTGATCATCATCGTCTTCGTCGTCCTGAGCCTGTTCGGCGGGTTCGGGCGGCGGCGCGGCGGGTGCGGCGGGTGCATCCCGATCCCGATCGTGTTCCCGACCGGCGGTGGCTTCGGCGGCGGGGGCTGGGGCGGTGGTGGCGGCTGGGGTGGGGGGGGCGGCTGGGGCGGCGGCGGCGGAGGTGGCTTCGGCGGCTTCGGCGGCGGGGGCGGCTTCAGCGGCGGCGGCGCGGGGCGCGACTTCTGA